In Opitutus sp. ER46, a single genomic region encodes these proteins:
- a CDS encoding DUF3106 domain-containing protein, producing MKTLSALVLACALPVAAIAQNAPASTGPSAPAATTTSIAPGELAALEQFLNLSDAELAQLQQAIARLRAMTAVDRAKLRDEIVAFRRLPEPQRRQLRQGWGAVPPDIQAGWRDMMHAATPERRAEIQSKLQSLPPDEKAQYRRALVEEYLKVKPRK from the coding sequence ATGAAGACTCTCTCCGCACTCGTCCTCGCCTGCGCGTTGCCCGTCGCCGCGATCGCCCAGAACGCTCCGGCCTCCACCGGCCCCAGCGCGCCTGCGGCCACGACCACGTCCATCGCCCCCGGCGAACTCGCCGCGCTCGAGCAGTTCCTGAACCTCTCCGACGCCGAGCTCGCCCAACTGCAGCAGGCGATAGCCCGGCTGCGCGCGATGACGGCCGTCGATCGTGCCAAGCTCCGCGACGAGATCGTCGCCTTTCGCCGTTTGCCCGAGCCGCAGCGCCGGCAGTTGCGGCAGGGCTGGGGCGCGGTGCCGCCCGACATCCAGGCCGGCTGGCGCGACATGATGCACGCCGCCACGCCCGAGCGGCGCGCTGAGATTCAGTCAAAGCTGCAGTCGCTTCCGCCCGACGAAAAGGCCCAGTACCGGCGCGCCCTGGTCGAGGAGTACCTGAAGGTGAAACCCCGGAAATAG
- a CDS encoding RNA polymerase sigma factor gives MALSSLFLWWRLDPPADATASAPDALDPEGAVFQRASSGDEQAWQELFDRWKKPLLAFFYRSLGTMPEAEDLTLEVFVRLHRAADRYEPRAAFATFLFHIARNLLLNALRHRRRKPAQPVAPEAFDYLVAPESEEARRVSELEESFQHALAQLPEAQRTLLLLVQQQDLDQRAAATILGLTENALRVQLHRARARLKEIMSNVP, from the coding sequence ATGGCCCTCTCCAGTCTGTTCCTGTGGTGGCGACTCGACCCGCCGGCGGATGCGACCGCGTCGGCGCCCGACGCGCTCGATCCCGAGGGCGCCGTCTTCCAACGCGCCAGCAGCGGCGACGAGCAAGCGTGGCAGGAGTTGTTCGACCGCTGGAAGAAGCCGCTGCTCGCCTTCTTCTACCGTTCGCTCGGCACCATGCCAGAGGCCGAGGACCTCACGCTCGAGGTCTTCGTCCGCCTGCACCGCGCGGCAGATCGCTACGAGCCGCGCGCGGCCTTCGCCACGTTCCTCTTTCACATCGCCCGCAACCTCCTCCTCAACGCCCTGCGCCACCGGCGGCGCAAGCCGGCCCAGCCGGTCGCGCCCGAAGCCTTCGACTACCTCGTCGCCCCCGAGAGCGAGGAGGCCCGCCGCGTGTCCGAACTCGAGGAGTCGTTCCAGCACGCCCTCGCCCAGCTGCCCGAGGCGCAGCGCACCTTGCTGCTGCTCGTCCAACAGCAGGACCTCGACCAGCGTGCCGCCGCCACAATTCTCGGCCTCACCGAGAACGCGCTGCGCGTACAGCTCCACCGCGCCCGCGCCCGCCTGAAGGAAATCATGTCCAACGTCCCATGA
- a CDS encoding glycoside hydrolase family 31 protein — protein sequence MYTLESHGPAVIFACGERRLRVQFVTSAIVRVTVTEGRPFKPHTSLIVETPPPAVACTLEEQPEAFVLRTAALRVHVARATGALSYFDAADRLLVREPERGGKWLTPRDVIRNVYRKDAAIAAGQSIDGARANVEECDRVFDRHAFEAKLEFVFSPDEALFGFGSHEEGYGNLRGKARELYQQNMKAVVPYFVSTRNYGVLLDAYSLMTFHDDAFGSYVWAEVVDELDYYVITGDSFDAVTRGCHLLTGPTPMLPKWAFGYTQSKERYVNAREMLDVVREYRRRRIPLDVIVLDWKSWPNGNGWGQKSFDPVRFPDPPAFTAALHDLGARLMVSIWPIMTGDCPNQRELLERDLMLGNQATYNAFSPEARACYWEQANRGLFAQGIDAWWCDCTEPFEADWSGAVKPEPHHRLAINTGQARRYLDEGCLSAYSLLHSKGIYEGQRRATAAKRVINLTRSSYAGQHRYGTITWSGDICATWETLRRSIPEGLNFCVTGEPYWSVDIGGFFINHDPKLWFWRGDYADGCRGLTEMTALEPDPKDTGCQDRGYWELYTRWLQYGAFLPIFRSHGTDAAREIWRFGEAGTPFYDTIAEYIRLRYELLPYIYSAAAQVTLASATLMRPLALDFPADPRTHAVTDQFRFGPSLMVCPVTQPMYFGPNSTPIEGAAKSRSVYLPAGTTWCDFWTGAAHKGGRTIEAAAPLETIPVFVPAGTILPLSPEPQQYTDEKPDAPYEIRIYAGANGTFDLYEDAGDSYAYEQGAYSLIRLTWKQRSRRLTIGARQGTFPTQVTTREYRVVLLADGQRTTKTVTYTGAALTVAFQT from the coding sequence ATGTACACGCTCGAAAGCCACGGCCCCGCCGTGATCTTCGCCTGCGGCGAACGCCGCCTCCGCGTCCAGTTCGTCACGTCCGCCATCGTGCGCGTGACCGTCACCGAGGGCCGGCCGTTCAAGCCCCACACGAGCCTCATCGTCGAAACGCCGCCGCCCGCGGTCGCCTGCACGCTCGAGGAGCAGCCCGAGGCCTTCGTCCTGCGCACCGCCGCCCTCCGCGTGCACGTCGCGCGCGCCACCGGCGCGCTGTCCTACTTCGACGCCGCCGACCGGCTTCTGGTTCGCGAGCCCGAGCGCGGCGGAAAATGGCTCACGCCGCGGGACGTCATTCGCAATGTGTACCGCAAGGACGCCGCGATCGCCGCCGGCCAGAGCATCGACGGCGCCCGCGCCAACGTGGAGGAATGCGACCGCGTCTTCGACCGGCACGCGTTCGAGGCCAAGCTGGAGTTCGTGTTCTCGCCCGATGAGGCGCTGTTTGGCTTCGGCTCGCACGAGGAGGGCTACGGCAACCTGCGCGGCAAGGCCCGCGAGCTCTACCAGCAGAACATGAAGGCCGTCGTGCCGTACTTCGTCTCGACCCGGAACTACGGCGTCCTGCTCGACGCGTACTCACTGATGACCTTTCACGACGACGCCTTCGGCTCCTACGTCTGGGCCGAGGTCGTCGACGAGTTGGACTACTACGTCATCACCGGCGACTCGTTCGATGCCGTGACCCGCGGCTGCCATCTGCTCACCGGCCCCACGCCGATGCTGCCGAAGTGGGCCTTCGGCTACACGCAGTCAAAGGAGCGCTACGTCAACGCCCGCGAGATGCTCGACGTCGTCCGCGAATACCGCCGCCGCCGGATCCCGCTCGATGTGATCGTCCTCGACTGGAAGTCCTGGCCCAACGGCAACGGCTGGGGCCAGAAGTCCTTCGACCCCGTCCGCTTCCCCGACCCGCCGGCGTTCACCGCCGCGCTGCACGACCTCGGCGCGCGGCTGATGGTCTCGATCTGGCCGATCATGACGGGCGACTGCCCGAACCAGCGCGAGTTGCTCGAGCGCGACCTCATGCTCGGCAACCAGGCGACGTACAACGCGTTCTCCCCGGAGGCGCGCGCGTGCTACTGGGAGCAGGCCAACCGCGGGCTGTTCGCCCAGGGCATCGATGCCTGGTGGTGCGACTGCACCGAGCCGTTCGAGGCCGACTGGTCCGGCGCGGTCAAACCCGAGCCGCACCACCGGCTCGCGATCAACACCGGCCAGGCCCGGCGCTACCTCGACGAGGGCTGCCTCAGCGCGTATTCACTTCTCCACTCCAAGGGCATCTACGAGGGCCAGCGCCGCGCCACCGCGGCGAAGCGCGTCATCAACCTCACCCGCTCGTCCTACGCCGGCCAGCACCGCTACGGCACCATCACGTGGTCGGGTGACATCTGCGCCACCTGGGAGACCCTCCGCCGCTCGATCCCCGAAGGGCTCAACTTCTGCGTCACCGGCGAACCCTACTGGAGCGTCGATATCGGCGGGTTCTTCATCAACCACGACCCCAAGCTCTGGTTCTGGCGCGGCGACTACGCCGATGGCTGCCGCGGGCTGACCGAGATGACCGCCCTGGAGCCCGACCCGAAGGACACCGGCTGCCAGGACCGAGGTTACTGGGAGCTCTACACGCGCTGGCTGCAGTACGGCGCGTTCCTGCCGATCTTCCGCTCGCACGGCACTGACGCCGCGCGCGAGATCTGGCGCTTCGGCGAAGCCGGCACGCCCTTCTACGACACGATCGCGGAGTACATCCGCCTCCGGTATGAGCTTCTCCCTTACATCTACTCGGCCGCCGCCCAGGTGACGCTCGCCAGCGCCACGCTGATGCGCCCGCTGGCGCTCGACTTCCCCGCCGACCCGCGCACGCACGCCGTCACCGATCAGTTCCGGTTCGGCCCGTCACTCATGGTCTGCCCCGTGACGCAACCGATGTACTTCGGTCCCAACTCGACGCCGATCGAGGGCGCCGCGAAGAGCCGGTCCGTTTACCTGCCCGCCGGCACGACTTGGTGCGACTTCTGGACCGGGGCGGCGCACAAGGGCGGACGCACCATCGAGGCCGCCGCGCCGCTGGAGACGATCCCGGTCTTCGTGCCCGCCGGCACGATTCTCCCGTTGTCGCCCGAGCCGCAGCAGTACACCGACGAGAAGCCCGACGCCCCGTACGAGATCCGGATCTACGCCGGCGCCAACGGCACGTTCGACCTCTACGAGGACGCCGGTGACTCCTACGCCTACGAGCAGGGCGCCTACTCGCTGATCCGGCTCACGTGGAAGCAACGCAGCCGCCGGCTCACCATCGGCGCGCGCCAGGGCACGTTCCCGACGCAGGTAACCACCCGCGAATACCGCGTCGTCCTCCTCGCCGACGGCCAGCGCACGACCAAAACGGTCACCTACACCGGCGCCGCCCTGACTGTCGCCTTCCAGACCTGA
- a CDS encoding MFS transporter, giving the protein MHRTSYATRFSYAASDVAGQLLFCWIMWYLPYFYTDVYGLSAAAVGTILLVARWVDAIDAPVWGIIFDRTRSRWGKSRPWFLWLSAPFAVFGTLTFLTPDLGHTAKIIYAALTYIACNVLYTGINTPVTSILSALTPDSKERVTLTTFRMFGSKLGVLIVNLTGLALVARLGGGDDRKGFLLAVPIFAVLSLLLFLLAFKNLKEVVPVESKPQPILGTFGALRGNWPWFIIFASSFLFWIGFISRVTVLPHFFKYALHREDLIKVATSLDFASLATAFLLPWFCRHASKGTVWAVGLLGMALGQVIVFLGVQQGPSIPLIMAGWTIGFLASGVAMAMPFAVLSDSVDYGEWKTGIRAAGLLTAVGAAFCLKAGAGLGGAIPMWILDRAGYVPNVAQSAASLAGMKFGLIWLPAICFAVAALPVLFYRRFESLEPQIQAELQQRRQHATPAPAPTR; this is encoded by the coding sequence ATGCACCGCACCTCCTACGCCACCCGGTTCAGCTACGCCGCAAGCGATGTCGCCGGCCAGCTCCTGTTTTGCTGGATCATGTGGTACCTGCCCTACTTCTACACCGACGTCTACGGCCTCTCCGCCGCGGCCGTCGGCACGATCCTGCTCGTCGCGCGCTGGGTCGACGCGATCGATGCGCCCGTGTGGGGCATCATCTTCGACCGCACGCGCAGCCGCTGGGGCAAGAGCCGGCCGTGGTTCCTCTGGCTCAGCGCGCCGTTCGCGGTGTTCGGCACGCTGACGTTCCTCACGCCCGATCTCGGGCACACCGCCAAGATCATCTACGCCGCGCTGACCTACATCGCGTGCAACGTCCTCTACACCGGCATCAACACCCCGGTGACGTCGATCCTCTCGGCGCTCACGCCCGACTCGAAGGAGCGCGTCACGCTCACCACGTTCCGGATGTTCGGTTCCAAGCTCGGCGTCCTCATCGTCAACCTCACCGGCCTGGCCCTCGTCGCCCGGCTCGGCGGCGGCGACGACCGCAAGGGCTTCCTCCTCGCCGTCCCGATCTTCGCCGTCCTCTCGCTGCTGCTGTTCCTGCTCGCGTTCAAGAACCTCAAGGAGGTCGTGCCCGTGGAGTCGAAGCCGCAGCCGATCCTCGGCACCTTCGGCGCGCTGCGCGGGAACTGGCCGTGGTTCATCATTTTCGCGAGCAGCTTCCTCTTCTGGATCGGCTTCATCTCCCGCGTCACGGTCCTGCCCCACTTCTTCAAGTACGCGCTGCACCGCGAGGACCTCATCAAGGTCGCGACCTCCCTCGACTTCGCCTCGCTCGCCACCGCCTTCCTCCTGCCCTGGTTCTGCCGGCACGCCTCGAAGGGCACGGTCTGGGCCGTGGGACTCCTCGGCATGGCGCTCGGCCAGGTGATCGTTTTCCTCGGCGTGCAGCAGGGACCGTCGATCCCGCTCATCATGGCGGGCTGGACGATCGGGTTCCTCGCCAGCGGCGTCGCGATGGCGATGCCGTTCGCGGTGCTGTCCGACAGCGTGGACTACGGCGAATGGAAAACCGGGATCCGCGCCGCCGGGCTGCTCACCGCCGTCGGCGCCGCGTTCTGTCTCAAGGCCGGGGCCGGCCTGGGCGGCGCGATTCCGATGTGGATTCTCGACCGCGCCGGCTACGTGCCCAACGTCGCCCAGTCCGCCGCCTCGCTCGCGGGCATGAAGTTCGGCCTGATCTGGCTGCCCGCGATCTGCTTCGCCGTCGCCGCGCTCCCGGTGCTCTTCTACCGCCGCTTCGAGTCCCTCGAGCCGCAGATCCAGGCCGAGTTGCAGCAGCGGCGCCAGCACGCCACGCCCGCGCCGGCCCCCACGCGCTGA
- a CDS encoding Gfo/Idh/MocA family oxidoreductase, which translates to MPTPTPPPPRKLGLAVLGLGEGRSIISAGVQSPLWDVVWLCDLNEALGRQRCAEFGLTQFTSSFEQVLADPRVDAVGIYTPDHLHATHVIQALNAGKHVICTKPFLNDLTQARDVLAAQQRSGRQVMVGQSSRFFAPFARQREHFLSGAFGELITIEAQYHADHRWFLEKPWARSASFKWLFGGLSHPADFIRWYLPDVTEVMGYADLSPTGRAGGLVNPDTFHFIFKSAAGRIARVSGTYSSPTVPAQRDSGMSCILRCTGGASQADYHELRYAWKIGSQAVVEAFEGAEDYYFRFEGHRHHAGEYQNYIEYFARGIAAGETPKPDAREGIVTVALLQAMEESTTRGQPVQVRAILDRHGLGDLA; encoded by the coding sequence ATGCCCACTCCCACTCCACCTCCCCCCCGCAAACTCGGCCTCGCCGTCCTCGGCCTCGGCGAGGGCCGCAGCATCATCTCCGCCGGCGTCCAGAGTCCCCTCTGGGACGTCGTCTGGCTCTGCGATCTCAACGAGGCTCTCGGTCGCCAGCGCTGCGCCGAGTTTGGCCTGACGCAGTTCACCTCCTCCTTCGAACAGGTGCTCGCCGACCCGCGCGTCGACGCCGTCGGCATCTACACGCCCGACCACCTGCACGCCACGCACGTCATCCAGGCGCTCAACGCCGGCAAACACGTCATCTGCACCAAGCCGTTCCTCAACGACCTCACGCAGGCGCGTGACGTCCTCGCCGCCCAGCAGCGCAGCGGCCGCCAGGTCATGGTCGGCCAGAGCTCGCGTTTCTTCGCGCCGTTCGCCCGCCAGCGGGAGCATTTTCTCTCCGGCGCGTTCGGCGAACTCATCACGATCGAGGCCCAGTACCACGCCGACCACCGCTGGTTCCTCGAGAAGCCCTGGGCCCGCAGCGCCTCCTTCAAGTGGCTCTTCGGCGGACTCAGCCACCCCGCCGATTTCATCCGCTGGTACCTGCCCGATGTCACCGAGGTCATGGGCTACGCCGACCTCAGCCCGACCGGCCGGGCCGGCGGCCTGGTCAATCCCGACACGTTCCACTTCATCTTCAAATCCGCCGCCGGCCGCATCGCGCGCGTGAGCGGCACGTATTCCAGCCCGACCGTCCCCGCCCAGCGCGACAGCGGGATGAGCTGCATCCTGCGCTGCACCGGGGGCGCGAGCCAGGCCGACTACCACGAGCTGCGGTACGCGTGGAAGATCGGCTCACAGGCCGTCGTCGAGGCGTTTGAGGGCGCCGAGGACTACTACTTCCGCTTCGAGGGTCACCGCCACCACGCCGGCGAATACCAGAACTACATCGAATACTTCGCCCGCGGTATCGCCGCCGGTGAGACGCCCAAGCCCGACGCGCGCGAGGGGATCGTCACCGTCGCGCTGTTGCAGGCGATGGAGGAGTCCACCACCCGCGGCCAACCCGTCCAGGTCCGCGCCATCCTTGACCGTCACGGACTCGGCGATCTCGCCTAA
- a CDS encoding carboxylesterase family protein codes for MRNPLTFFLTLAAAAALWAQPQTPAPVMTESGLVQGAAEPGLTVYRGVPFAAAPIGALRWRVPQPAARWEGVRAATTFAPDPIQGRAQNGGVSEDCLYLNIWTPAKAATERLPVLVWIYGGGFAFGSTSVPVHNGEHLARRGVVLVSVAYRVGPLGFLAHPELSAESPHHTSGNYGLMDLFAGLRWVQRNIGAFGGDPAKVTIFGESAGGIAVSMLCASPEGKGLFRGAISQSGGSFGPPRPTTYPGENMKRLADAEKAGAAYATRLGAKSLAELRQLPAERFAGTPMGGFWPVIDGWLIPDDQHKLYEAGQYNDVAILVGYNSDEGLSFAREKTADEYEASTRLRYGRFADALLKAYPAEAGKVSWAARNLMRDAAFGWQAWSWAVLQARTGKSPVYFYHLDLHPERRVGGAPANHGTPHGVDVPYVFQTLDRKNPRITAEDFAVSDTLATYWTNFAKTGNPNGEGAVSWPRFTDQDPQVLYLGGQPHVGPVPDAAALKVLDEYFAWRRTPEGEAWAK; via the coding sequence ATGAGAAATCCCCTGACGTTCTTCCTCACCCTGGCTGCCGCGGCGGCGTTGTGGGCGCAGCCTCAGACCCCGGCGCCGGTCATGACCGAGTCCGGGCTTGTGCAAGGCGCGGCCGAGCCGGGTTTGACGGTCTACCGGGGCGTGCCGTTTGCGGCGGCGCCGATCGGGGCGCTGCGCTGGCGGGTGCCGCAGCCGGCGGCGCGTTGGGAGGGCGTGCGGGCGGCGACGACCTTTGCGCCGGATCCGATCCAAGGGCGCGCGCAGAACGGCGGGGTGAGCGAGGATTGTCTGTATCTGAATATTTGGACGCCGGCGAAGGCGGCGACCGAACGCCTGCCCGTGCTCGTATGGATTTACGGCGGCGGCTTTGCCTTCGGCTCGACCTCGGTGCCGGTGCACAACGGCGAGCATCTCGCGCGGCGGGGCGTGGTGCTGGTGAGCGTTGCCTACCGCGTGGGGCCGTTGGGTTTTCTCGCGCACCCGGAGCTGAGCGCGGAGTCGCCGCATCACACGTCGGGCAACTACGGGCTGATGGATCTCTTCGCCGGGCTGCGGTGGGTGCAGCGCAACATCGGGGCGTTTGGTGGCGATCCGGCGAAGGTGACGATCTTTGGCGAATCGGCCGGCGGCATTGCCGTCAGCATGCTGTGCGCCTCGCCGGAGGGGAAGGGGCTGTTCCGTGGGGCGATTTCGCAGAGCGGCGGCTCGTTTGGCCCGCCGCGGCCGACGACTTACCCGGGCGAGAACATGAAGCGCCTCGCTGACGCGGAGAAGGCCGGGGCGGCCTACGCGACACGCCTCGGGGCGAAATCGCTGGCCGAGCTCAGGCAACTGCCGGCCGAGCGTTTTGCCGGCACGCCGATGGGAGGATTCTGGCCGGTGATCGACGGGTGGTTGATCCCCGACGACCAGCACAAGCTGTACGAAGCGGGCCAATACAACGACGTTGCGATCCTCGTGGGCTACAACTCGGACGAAGGCCTGAGCTTCGCGCGCGAGAAGACGGCGGACGAGTACGAGGCCAGCACGCGGTTGCGATACGGGCGTTTTGCGGACGCGCTGCTCAAAGCATATCCGGCCGAGGCGGGGAAGGTATCCTGGGCGGCGCGGAACCTGATGCGCGACGCGGCGTTTGGCTGGCAGGCCTGGAGCTGGGCCGTGTTGCAGGCCCGCACCGGGAAGTCGCCGGTCTATTTCTACCACCTCGACCTCCACCCCGAGCGCCGGGTCGGAGGCGCGCCAGCGAACCACGGGACGCCGCACGGCGTGGACGTGCCCTATGTGTTCCAGACGCTGGACCGAAAGAACCCGCGGATAACCGCGGAGGACTTTGCGGTGTCGGACACGCTCGCGACCTACTGGACCAACTTTGCGAAGACCGGGAATCCCAACGGTGAAGGCGCCGTCTCGTGGCCGCGCTTCACGGACCAGGATCCGCAGGTCCTCTACCTCGGCGGGCAGCCTCACGTTGGCCCGGTGCCCGATGCTGCGGCGCTGAAGGTGCTCGACGAGTACTTCGCCTGGCGCCGCACCCCAGAAGGCGAGGCTTGGGCAAAGTAA